The Elgaria multicarinata webbii isolate HBS135686 ecotype San Diego chromosome 15, rElgMul1.1.pri, whole genome shotgun sequence sequence aataAATTcgtcccagaggacctgagtgtgcggggcggattgtacgggagaaggcgatcccgcaggtagcctgaacctaaaccatgtagggctttaaaggtgatagccaacactttatactttgcccggaaatgaattggcagccagtgaagagattttaaaactggtgtaatgtggtcacccctagatgtaccggtgaacaacctggctgccatattttgaattagttgaagtttccagactaggcacaaaggtagctgtgccacaacacaggctctttacaacaggcctgtccacggacactccctgttcaagctaagcgccaccactttatgagcctgaggtgagggacaaacaccacctttctacaaactatgtggagaaaggggttaaacaggaacaatttcaggaataaaataatgtgctgtgaattatatgtgctgatcgtgaattaatgtcagaacgggtgttatatgtatataactgcagatgataaatgccgaggagacacatgggatttttgtggtagtaaaacaaactgaataaaaaattatttcaatgttcacaaactttgtttcataataaaacttttcagacccttgttaaaacctctcatcccatcctttctttcttctcatacacgctttcctttctctgacACCTTCACTattgaacttcctttattatcaggattgtttaatatacaccaactgactatctgcatgctacactcaaaagacatccctctttaccctgatcctctaattctcccctcgaaccaaagaactttaaaaacacccccccccttatcatctcagtcattcccttatatatcctcctcccccctcctaagttattcaatctccacccactcaggtcaaattctaaacacaatagacttaccaatcctaaacatacattagggaactgacttgtggggtgtaatgccacagtagccctatgtagagcacattgcaggagttgagcctcgaagttaccagcgcctgcactactgtctttaggtcttccgactctaggaagggacgcagctttctcattattgctaccacttgctgacTTAACAGGCagtgagccagtgagcaagtaggtagtACTGCTTCTCCTATTCCCCGCcgccattatctgggccagaagaagaggcaggtgagcaagcaggttgcaatggtgaggaggagaatCAAATCCAAGGGGTGATTGTCAGAgggggccctgctgggatgtgagCCTTTGCCTGGTGTCCTTACGTTCCTGCTCTTGATCTCAGTCCTAGCACTTTGTAACAGTCAAGTAAGCAGCCTATTTCTGGGAAGTCCACAGTGGCTTGCCAATTTATTACATGTCTAAAACCATTTCCAAAAAATTCCTGCTtaccgggaattgggtaagcgacctgttctagatgaggtggcgctccctctgaaggagcaggtacgtagtttgggagtactcctagattcatcattgtcactggaggcccaggtggactctgtggcatggagtacttggggtcagcttcggctgatccaccagctatgggctttcctggacagggacaacgtagccacagtagtgcatgcactagtaacttcccaattagactactgcaatgcactctacgtggggctgccgttgaagatgacgcggaagttgcagctagtgcaaaatgcagcagctagacagctggcgggtacatcttatagagcccacataacaccggtcttaaaggaactgcactggctgcctatacgcttccggtcggaattcaaggtgctggtaatgacgtttaaagccctaaacggcttgggacctcgatacttgagagagcgcctctccttatatatgcctgcctgagaccttagatctgttggaggagcccttctccgcatcccatcaatgcaacatatatgttatgttgggacaagggagagggctttctctgttgtggcaccccgactgtggaacgccctccccttggaggcccgattggcgccagcatggattgcatttcgacgccaagtaaaaacatggcttttaacaaagcctatgatggttaaactcactggcacattgttttaactgtatctattgcttttaaattatatattgttttaacttggatcatggtttaatttgtttttaactgtgtatatttattgttttatactgtatgtttgtatctgtatgctgccctgagatcttagtgatatagggcgggatataaatattttaaatataataataataataataataataataataataataataataataataataatttcagttttttaaaaattgcgtTTCTAAATATGACTTTGATTGCTTGGAAGAAATGAGACATGAAACACCTAGTCATAACAACCCCCTGTTATAATTTCCTCCACTTTCCAATATTGTATTTGTGAAGATAAATGTGGGAAGAGCATATACTTCATTTTAATTGCTGTTTATTGCTGGGAAACACTGGTTATAAAAAAGTTACCTAGAAGAGTAAGTAAGGTTAATGCATTGAATATACATAAAACAATGTTTATGATTTTATTCAGTTGCATTTATTGAGGAAACTGTATCAGTTTAAAGCATCACTTTTGTACTGAAGACCAAATACTTGAATCCAACTGATCTGACCAGAGTTTGGGTCCCACAAATATCTACTATCTTTAAGGACCCTCCAGtttcacaatggaaccagttatctggAGGAATGTTGGGCTCTCCTTCACTGCCTGGAAGTATCTTCAAgtagtccttccttccttccttccttccttccttccttccttccttccttccttccttccttcctctctccaagAAAGTGAGGATAGTTGAcaacaaggttgttgtaaggataaattggagaggaggaggatcctgtatgtcaccttgggcttcatggtggaaaggcaagatacatgtgtaacaaataaataaatatcctgagcATTTGTCATTTTACCAAAGTGTCCAACCTTTTAGTACCTTCAAGATGTTTCTGACTTCTTTTCTTTGTGTTTCCCTCTTAGTTTACCACCTGATTTCATGATGACTGAGGGTTTAGATCACAGATTCAGTTGTCTCACCAGAGAGCAGATTGAAATCCTGGATCAAGTGCTAACTGAGGTGATCCCCATTCATGGAAGAGGGAACTTCCCAACACTGGAGGTTAAGCCAAAGGACATCATTCGTGTTGTCAAGGAGCAGCTGATCAAGAAGCAAATCGTTGTCCGAGACATACGCCTGAATGGATCCACAGCAAGTCACATCCTTGTGAAACAAAATGGCACCAGCTACAAGGACCTGGACATCATTTTTGGTGTGGAGCTTCCAAGTGAGCAAGAATTTCAGGTTGTGAAGGAGTCCGTCCTGAATTGCCTCTTGGACTTCCTACCAAAATGTGTCAACAAAGAAAAGATCACGGCGCAGACAATGAAGGATGCCTATGTTCAGAAGATGGTGAAAGTGTCCACAGATCACGATCGGTGGAGCCTCATCTCCTTGTCTAACAACAGTGGCAAGAATGTGGAGCTCAAGTTTGTCAACTCTCTCCGACGGCAGTTTGAGTTCAGCGTCGATTCCTTTCAGATCATCCTGGACTCTGTGTTGAACGATTCTAGCGACGCAGACGGCAAGCTGTCAGAAGACTCCCACCTGTCCGTTATTGCGGAGAGCATGTATGGAGACTTCGACGAGGCCATGGACCACATGAAGTATAAACTGATCGCCACCAGGAACCCTGAAGAGATCCGTGGCGGAGGCCTCTTGAAATATAGCAATCTCCTGGTTCGGGATTTTAAGCCAGCGGACGAGGCCAAAATCAAATCGTTGGAACGTTATATGTGCTCTCGATTCTTCATTGATTTCCCGGACGTGGCAGAGCAACAGCGGAACATCGAGTCGTACCTGCGCAACCACTTCATCGGGGAAGAGAAGAGCAAGTACGACTACCTAATGACCCTGCGCAGCGTGGTGAATGAAAGCACCGTCTGCCTGATGGGGCATGAGCGGAGGCAGACGCTGAACATGATTACAATCCTGGCCCTCAAAGTGCTCGGAGAGCAGAACATCATCCCCAATGCAGCCAACGTCACATGCTACTACCAGCCTGCTCCGTACATCAGCGACAGGAACTTCAACAATTATTATATTGCTCACGGACAACCACCCATTATCTACCAGCCCTATTCCTTTCATATACACATGCAAAGCGGCATGGTGTAATAGACCACAAAACCTCCTTGCCTTACATGAGTGCCCACCCCCTCCCTAAGCCTCGCCCACCCTCTCCCAGTTCTCTTCCAAATAAAGCCCATGTTAAAGTCCATTTTTCCTACCACTTTTGCTTTTCAGGACGTTTCCTTTTCCCCGCGGGTGCATGTGCCATCCTGCAAACGTCTAGCACTTGAAATGCCCTTCAGGCTGCTCGTGAAATATTGACTTACATGTCAAATGAATCCCGTGTCGAAAAAGTGTATGTGGAATGCTCAGCCAGTGTCCGGAAAATGTTAATGCACATCTTTGTGTTGTTTATCCTCTCTTTGTTGCAGTGATTCCGTTGGCTTGAACAAGTGGTGACAGGGTGTTCCAGGTAGCACGAACAATGGGAGATGGTGGCATACAAGAGTCCGTGGGTTTGGCTATGGCATCACGTCGACACTCCTGCCTTTCCAGTGCAATGTTGCTTGCTCCTGAGCTCAGAAGTcttggcagggggagggaggaatccaTCTAAGACACAGAAATGGGGCTGAGGCTGTATAGGTATTGTAGTTTGCAATTGATTGGTTCTGACCAAGATTTATGGAGAAACAGATGACTAGGCTGCATGTCCCATTTCACAGTGAAAATATATAGGGCACATTTCAGTGAGGCAGTCCCCCTTACCCACTGAATAAATGTCAATGCTCGTGAAGGGCTCCCAAGCACTTTAATGGAGCTCATGGAGGAGACCTTCCAATTGGATAGCATGCATATGAAATCCCCAACCAAGTGAGCAAAGTAAATAGGAACCCAACACCTCAATCCAATTACCTGGAAATAAAGGGAGTTTCCCACAACTAGGTCCATTTGTGTCTATTCAATCAGGTTAACTCTAGCGGTAAATGTCACCAGGCACAGTGAGAGATGAAGTATGAGCATACAGATGAGAGGTGATATGGAGATAGTACCCAAAACTATAAGTGTTAACACTTTTATCATTATATTTTGTCTGTGCCCTTAGAatgcttagctgcaatcctcagagtACCTCATGGGAGTAGAGAAATGAttttttcccaacaacaatatattgtaccCTGTTTTAATGTGAAGTATTTTGTGGTCTCTTGGTCTccaatgggcaatgaagacccatgaGCTTGACAAAAGAACTGCTCTTGGTAGCGATgagaactgctagaactggtttgttgatagtgGTCAACACAGCTGCCAGCATTTGGGGGCCCTCTGTGTAGGTGTGTGCTAGGAGAACCACGACACCATTGGACTCAAGAAATCCAGAGAGgctggatctgccagtacctaTTAGCTGTCATGGCTACATGGGTCCTCCATGCTCAAGCTGTAGGCCACTGGGTCCACCTGTTTGCTGGTGGACCCATAGACCCAAGCAAGGGCTATGAcgagggccgggcaaagctggtaataggcccaggccagatgggaaatgtaggccccatttcaaactgctcattaagtatttttttaatcacttctaaatacatatgaactagaacgatttattaaaaaggtaacggcaagcgcttttattcaagatgtatataagacatctttgcctctaccagggggactcggagtaggccccctcaaaatcgtaggcccgtgccaactggccccactgccccccccccatgcccagcCCTGGCTATGACATTcaggccctgcttgtgagcttccgaGAGGCATCTTGTTTGCCACTGTAGGTTCCTTACCTAGATGGACTtgtttggtctgctccagcagggcttttctgatgttcttattataTGAACTGGGGCCGTCGTATAGTGTAGTAGTAGGCAACCTGGTTGCTAGGGATGTCAGCAGCTGGAAAATccagttct is a genomic window containing:
- the TENT5D gene encoding terminal nucleotidyltransferase 5D, producing the protein MMTEGLDHRFSCLTREQIEILDQVLTEVIPIHGRGNFPTLEVKPKDIIRVVKEQLIKKQIVVRDIRLNGSTASHILVKQNGTSYKDLDIIFGVELPSEQEFQVVKESVLNCLLDFLPKCVNKEKITAQTMKDAYVQKMVKVSTDHDRWSLISLSNNSGKNVELKFVNSLRRQFEFSVDSFQIILDSVLNDSSDADGKLSEDSHLSVIAESMYGDFDEAMDHMKYKLIATRNPEEIRGGGLLKYSNLLVRDFKPADEAKIKSLERYMCSRFFIDFPDVAEQQRNIESYLRNHFIGEEKSKYDYLMTLRSVVNESTVCLMGHERRQTLNMITILALKVLGEQNIIPNAANVTCYYQPAPYISDRNFNNYYIAHGQPPIIYQPYSFHIHMQSGMV